The following DNA comes from Haemorhous mexicanus isolate bHaeMex1 chromosome 19, bHaeMex1.pri, whole genome shotgun sequence.
TCTTggctgctggctcagggtgctgccagccagggcagaAAGCAGGGAGATTTACCCCAAAGGACACGTGTCCTTTCTCATTTTGGCAGCAAACCACCATGGCTTGTGAGCCAGATCCCCCCCGTGAACCCAAACTGCCTCTGGAGATGCCccaaagccctgctgcagccctcccctgctcccaagCAGGGGGTTCTGCTGCCGCCTTAAAACAAAGGCGATTTTGGCATTTTGCAGCAATTCcttgagctggcagtgccacctccccgGTGCCTTGGCTCTCACCTGACACCTCGACGTAGCCATCCTTGGTTTTGACCGTCAGCTCCTCGGGTTTGAAGCTGTGCACGTTGACACACACCTTCCAGGGCTCGCGGGGGAAGGGCGCGGGGCTGCGGCTCTCGGGGTACCCCCCGAAGTGGGTGCCGTAGGCGGGGGCCATGGGGGCCGTGCGGCCGAGGCCGGCGCGCAGGGGGCCCGGCCAGGTGGTGGTGAGCCGGGGCCGAGCCCAGTCGGGCCAGTCCGCCGTCAGATCCCCGGGGAAGGGCGACAAGCCGAAGTCATCGTCCAGCAGGCGCGAGGTCAGGCCGGGCTCCCGGAAAGGGTCGCGGAGGCTGCGCCTGCCGGGATAATGGCAGGAGAAGGGCATCTGGCTATCGGCCATGGCTTCTTTCGGAGGGCTCTGAGCGTGTCCCCGGGGCTCTCAGACGGAGCCTCAGCCTCtgtgtggctgctcctggctgcaaACTTCCCCCGGGAGCCGGTCCCGGAGGAGACGCATCCACCCCGGGTGGGACGCGGGTGCGCGGGGACGGTCCCTCCTTCCCGGCACCAGGTGAAGGATGAGGAGAAAATCAATTCGGGCTGAATCACCGGGAGCTGGAGGAGCGCAGGAAGGACGGAGGGAGCTCTCTGGCCGCGAGAAAACGCTTCCTGTCTGGCTGTGATCCCAGGACtggggagaggaaaataaaacttcttgtcaggagagaaaaaaaaaaaaaaaacccaaatatccTGAGATTAAAAAGCTTCTCTCTCACTTCTCACTCTCCAGCACTTTATGTGCaactttccctgctgctcctggatgaGAGCTGCAATAAATGCCTGAGCCTGGAGCCCAGAAACTTCTCTAACCTTCCAGCCGTTGGGCGAGTACTATTTATATGGATTTCGGAGGAGGGGGGTGTGTGTTTTGCAAGTCCTGCCCTGTCAGCCGAGTATTTTGGAGAGGATGAAACAGCCGAGGAGAATTTGGGCAGTGGCAGCTGACCTCTCCTGCTGGCCCGAAGATCCCGGCTGCCACGGAGCCACGGCGCTTcggcagctgccccagcccctgccgccccctcctgctgctctgcccgcCCAAAATAGCCCCCAAGCTCACTCAGGGCCGGCTGCTTTCACCCCGCTGTCACCTGTTAAAAATACCGCGGAGGGGCTGAGCAAGCTGCTCCCCTCACTGTAAAGCCACGTGTCCCCACGGCACCGCTGTGCCGGGAAATGGGTCACTGCTGGCACCCCCGGCAGTGGGACCCCGCGGGTGGCTGTGTGGGGAGTGTTTGGGACGGGGGCACAGGCTGAGCCTCTCCAGCACTGCTTCTCTGGCCATCTTCACCAGCAGGGCACGGAGAAGCATCCCCGAACTGCAGGAAGGAGACGGAccccgggcagcagcagggcGCTCACGGCGCTGCTCagcacctgcctgcctgcctgcctgcctgcctcctcctcctcctcctcctcctcctggccccGCCGCATGCCCCGGCCCTGCCGCAATCGCGGTGCGGGCAGGGCGAGGCGTTAATCACAGCCGCGGCCGGGCCGGTAATTACAGGGCAGCGGCGGGAGCGGGCTGCGAGCTGTGGGAAGGGGCGcggcagcagcactggaggggGAGCTCCCAGCCAGCATCCACCGGGAGACACGGCCCCGAGCCCGGCCACAGGCGGGGGAACGGCTGGCAGGGACGGGGTCCCCATGGAGGCCATCCGGGCACGGCTCCGGTGGGCAGCGGGCCGTGCTGGAGGATGGGATGTGATCAATGAGGGTGACGTTGGCGACGGAGCCACTTCCTCATGCCGCATCCTGGCTCTGCATCATGCTCCCTCTCTCCAGCATCTGCAATTTTTCTAATGGACTCTGTGGAAGTAATTGCAGCAGGAAGGCTTTAATGCAGCACAGGCCGCTCAGGGATGCAGCCGCTGGTCACTCCATGGCATTAATcgtgctggggatggggagctgcCTCTCCTTGGCTAGGGCAGGGCTGCCCCCCGTGCATGGAGACACCTGGGCATCACAGGGGTCTCCTTGGGGTCCGAAGGGGTGCCTGCAGGAGCCCGAGGAGGTCCCAGGTGCCAGCTGAGTACTCCTGGTGCGGGGAGGCAGCTACTGGTGGAGGGACTGAGCATCCCACTCCATTCCCTTGTTCTGCCcggctgcctctgcctgcctggggactcCTGGTGCCCGTGGGTGACAGTACGGGGACAGTCCTGGGGGTCACTGTGACACAcagcctgagctcagctgggcacATCTCAGCTCGGCTGGGGAGCAGGATcgccccagcccccagccctgccatccccTTGGGCAAACAGCAGCGCACGGGGTGAGAGGGACAAGCCCCGAGGTGGTTTCAGGCAGTCCCACGATCCTGCCGCGTTTCCAGGAGCCTCATAACATCCCCCATCCCACATTTCCCACATAGCTCCAGGCCATCCTCCCTCCCCGGCCAGGAATTCATTCTGTCGCCTTGTTCATCCCCATTAGTCACACGTCCCCTCCTCCCGCCTGCTCTCACCCTCTCTGGGCCATCCCAATTTAGCTCCTGTTGTCATTCCAATCCTCCTGGCTGCCTCCCACTGCCCAGCCACCCCACGACATCAGCTCTGGGAAGCACGAAGTGCCCTTGCAGCCCCCCTTCTCCTCCGAGTGACCTGGGGATGCTGCCTCGTGTCCCCACGATCCACCTGTGCCACGCCCAGACCTTTCCTGGGTGCCCATTTGAGCCCTGttgaggagcacagggacatggcccagtgctgctgctcccctgggggaCTTCAGGGTGCTGGAGAgtccccactgcccccagctcctgcccagaaGGTGACAATGACAGGACCCTGTGGCATGGGAACTCtgtgcagggcttggagcaagggctgtgcaggaagggaagggcacagccctgaggagagCACCGGTGAGCCCAGTGTGACCTCCAGGGACAGATGGACGCATTTCTAGCTCGGACTCCCAGTGCCTGAACAGGGTGGGGGGGATCCAGAGGGCctggcagagggcagcaggagcctggcccagcagggaaaggagagctgCCAGAAATACTAGcccacaactttttttttttgcttcagccAGTGCCCTGAGGAGCCAGGCCTCAGCAGCTGGGAGTGGAGGCACAtgtccttccctgcagagcagctgaaacAACCCGAAATATCCCACCGCACGCACTTGTATGCAAAAGGAACATGATGCAAAGGAAATACTGTCCAAACCTTTATTGGAACCTTTTTCTAACCAGGCTAACAACTCAAACACCCAGGAAGACTAAAGGATACAGAACACATGTGGATGGAGAGCAAGGGGAGCTTTACAGTGAACTCAAACAAAGAGATGTGCCGGTGTCCTTGGGGGTGGAATCAACCAACAGGCAGAGAACAGAGACACCATTTCCCCCGTGGCTTTTCTCACGTCTGGGCTTTTGTTCTACAGCTTCTGTTCATTCCCTGGGTTTCAAAGGtggagagctgccctgggctggtgagGGTGTTGTTCTCTAGGCAATAGCCCAAAAGCTGGGGTCCTTAACCATGACACTGTTGCGTTGGAGACATTCCCAATCATGTGCAAACTGCCAGGTAGCAGCAAAGTGATGAGAATTATTTATTCTCTGGTGAAGAGGTAATAAACCCCACTGGACACTAAAGGGCAAAGCCTTCCCTTGGCACCTGAACCTGCCCCTTTCTCAAACCAATACCCCAAAGCTGAGGCTGagcacccagcagctctgggccagctctgtgggaacagcccagcactggctgacactggagctgtgtccccactgcagcagcacaggcagctctgccccaggagcacaaacaccTCCCCgggtgagcagagcagtggctgcagccTTGGTGGAGcggtgctggggcagggtgggattTTTAGCACATCTCCTGCTCTTCTCAAAGCTGGGGGAGGATGCCTGCAGCAAGCTCTGCTCGTGTTGGACAAAGCAGGGGAGGCCTCTCAGCCCTGCTAGCTACTGAGCTCACACCAGGGAAAAGCTACTGGCACAAAGCCTGGGGAAGGGGGCAAAGCAGGACACAGCACAAGGGTCTCAGGATGGGGCAGGGTGGACATCCTTGCTTCCTGGTGGAGACCACAGCCAGTCACTTCCATCCTATTCCCTTCCCCATCACTGATGCAAAGGGTGACAAGTGTCCCCAACCtccagagggaagagaggaCGAGCAGTACAGAGAACTCCAGGGATTTTTGGTGATGGCAGACCTATGTCATGTggcagaggaagagcagcagggtTATTCCTCCACTAGAGCTGGTCAGTCACCCCTGAATTCCCCACTCCTTTCCAGGGGGATGTCATTTGTCATCAGAAGCTGCTTCAAGGAAATGGAGAGTTTTCCCTGCCTTGCCCATCTCCATCACAAAGAGGTTCCTCTCTAAATACTGGTGGTGAGGTCcaaatgagccaaatctgcCTTCCTATCTCCAACATATCTGGCAACACCTCAAAGGCTCCTGCCTTCGTGGACCCAACAGCATAAACCaaatagctttttttaaagtaatgctcaataaatagaagaaataaatattaaatagagGCCAAGTCCTCTCAGCCTGTTCAATATATGTACAATGCATAGCAAAATAACAGTGATTGGCTGTTGCAGACAAGTTTGGTAcaaattcagtccccaaaacaacagaaacattGAGAAAATTGCAGTTAACATAAAGCAAAGCTCAGCCAAGTGCTGCAACCAATGAAGAAAGAACAGAACAGTGCTTTGAAACATCCCTTATCTTTGCTTCCCAGCAAACCTGCAGAAATGGTGTTGGATTTTCTGGAGCAGGGGgttgggacaggtgggacaagCCTCCCTTGAGGGGACAaacccagagccagggcaggtcCAGTGAATGGGGAGAGTTGATGGCTCCAGGGTCAAGGGACATTTGGGAGTGAGTGCTGTGAcaggggctctgccagggaaaggcagcagaggtGCTTGTGGGATGATTCAAAATCATCTGGGAAAGAGCCTTTGAATGTGAGACAGGGctcccaaaaaccagcccagatATTATCCTGATGTTGTGGCCAGCCCTGAACACCCCTTGTGTGTCTGACCACAGCAGCAATTCACCAACACCAAAATGACCAAGCTGCCTTtcctccaggtgaccctgctcTTTGCAGACAGCACCTGCAGCAATCTGAGATGTTGGATGCAGAGCAAAAATCCATATAAGCAGTGAATGAGAGAAACaccttaaaaaaattttaaaaagcactggCAAAAggcacagagacagaaaaactcACAGCTTCACACAAACCCACAGAAACCCCGTCTGTCCACTAACAGGAAGGGTGTACTAAAGCTTGtactaaaaatattaaataagtttaaaaataaataacaccGAGGGAAACTCACATGTATATGCACAtgtgcacatacacacatacacacgcAGCCTTGATCAGATCCGTCACCAGTGGCTGGATTTTGCAAGGACCTTCCGC
Coding sequences within:
- the HSPB8 gene encoding heat shock protein beta-8 — translated: MADSQMPFSCHYPGRRSLRDPFREPGLTSRLLDDDFGLSPFPGDLTADWPDWARPRLTTTWPGPLRAGLGRTAPMAPAYGTHFGGYPESRSPAPFPREPWKVCVNVHSFKPEELTVKTKDGYVEVSGKHEEQQVEGGIVSKNFTKKIQLPYEVDPITVFASLSPEGLLIIEAPQIPPYQQYGEGSSGSEIPVESQEATCT